A genomic region of uncultured Paludibaculum sp. contains the following coding sequences:
- a CDS encoding aldehyde dehydrogenase family protein yields the protein MTTSPTQTPEYPMWIAGRAVRTATPLTVRIPYDHSPFATVYAAGPGELQQAVDAAVAAAPVMRALTLDERSAILRAAHYRLLEQKEEFARTISSESGKPLREGRVEVERAAGTLLFSSEEAHRLAGEVVPMEALTGGRGRMAMTVREPVGVIAAITPFNFPLNLSVHKIGPALAGGNAVIHKPASATPVSALKLARLLQDCGLPPGALNVVTGPGGAVGDFLVEHPSIRMITFTGSAEVGLRIRARAGLKRVTLELGNNSALLVEADADLADCVERAVPGAYAHSGQVCISVQRIFVHRRVHDEFVERFTAAARALRVGPPLDPDTQVSSLITETEAQRVEQWVDEAVAAGAVRHGGGARSAATLEPVVLTQVPEQSKVFRHEAFGPVAAINAYDSLDDAIERVNASDYGLQAGIFTRDLDKAFHAAHRVEVGGFLINDVPQFRLDQMPYGGVKLSGTGREGPKYAIEEMTEPKLISWRVR from the coding sequence GTGACGACTTCCCCAACGCAGACTCCGGAGTACCCCATGTGGATCGCCGGAAGGGCGGTCCGCACCGCCACTCCGCTCACCGTCCGGATCCCTTACGACCATTCGCCCTTCGCGACGGTATATGCCGCGGGCCCGGGCGAACTGCAGCAGGCCGTCGACGCGGCCGTGGCCGCCGCGCCGGTGATGCGCGCGCTTACTCTCGACGAGCGTAGCGCGATACTCCGCGCGGCTCACTACCGGCTGCTGGAGCAGAAAGAGGAGTTCGCCCGCACCATCAGCTCAGAGAGCGGCAAGCCTTTGCGCGAAGGGCGCGTTGAGGTCGAACGCGCGGCCGGGACGTTGCTCTTCTCGTCGGAAGAGGCGCACCGCCTGGCCGGTGAAGTGGTGCCGATGGAGGCGCTCACCGGCGGCAGGGGCCGTATGGCGATGACCGTGCGCGAGCCGGTGGGCGTCATCGCCGCCATCACGCCCTTCAATTTCCCGCTGAATCTCAGCGTGCACAAGATCGGCCCCGCGCTGGCTGGCGGCAATGCGGTCATCCATAAACCGGCCTCGGCAACGCCGGTTTCCGCCCTGAAGCTCGCCCGGTTGTTGCAGGACTGCGGCCTACCTCCTGGCGCCCTCAACGTCGTCACTGGGCCCGGCGGCGCGGTGGGCGACTTCCTGGTCGAGCATCCTTCCATCCGCATGATCACCTTCACAGGCAGCGCGGAAGTGGGCCTGCGGATCCGCGCGCGGGCCGGATTGAAGCGCGTGACGCTCGAACTCGGCAACAACTCCGCGCTGCTGGTGGAAGCGGACGCCGACCTGGCCGATTGCGTGGAGCGGGCCGTCCCTGGAGCCTACGCACACTCAGGCCAGGTGTGCATCTCCGTGCAGCGCATCTTCGTCCACCGCCGAGTTCATGACGAGTTCGTTGAGCGATTTACCGCGGCCGCCCGTGCATTGCGCGTGGGTCCGCCGCTCGATCCAGACACGCAGGTGAGTTCGCTGATCACGGAGACCGAAGCGCAACGTGTGGAGCAGTGGGTCGACGAAGCGGTCGCCGCCGGAGCTGTCCGCCACGGCGGCGGGGCCCGGTCCGCTGCCACGCTTGAGCCTGTCGTGCTCACGCAAGTGCCGGAGCAGTCGAAGGTGTTCCGCCACGAGGCGTTCGGTCCGGTGGCGGCGATCAACGCGTACGATTCCCTGGATGACGCGATCGAGCGCGTGAACGCCTCGGATTATGGCCTGCAGGCCGGCATTTTCACCCGAGATCTGGACAAGGCGTTCCACGCAGCGCACCGCGTCGAGGTGGGCGGATTCCTGATCAACGATGTGCCGCAGTTCCGTCTGGACCAGATGCCGTATGGCGGAGTGAAACTCAGCGGCACGGGCCGAGAGGGCCCAAAGTATGCGATCGAGGAGATGACGGAGCCGAAGTTGATCAGCTGGCGGGTGCGGTAG
- a CDS encoding PadR family transcriptional regulator, with protein sequence MSSSAPLGEFEHIVLLAILRLDENAYGVTIRAEIAACTDRDPAPGALYTTLDRLEEKGLVTSRFGEPTPQRGGRSKRYFTVSASGVEAVRQAQRAYRRLMKGLKLGEVFHA encoded by the coding sequence ATGTCCTCCTCGGCCCCTCTCGGTGAATTCGAGCACATCGTTCTGCTGGCTATCCTGCGTCTCGATGAGAACGCCTATGGGGTGACGATCCGTGCCGAGATTGCGGCCTGCACTGATCGCGATCCGGCGCCGGGCGCTCTCTACACTACCCTGGACCGCCTGGAGGAGAAGGGCCTGGTGACATCGCGGTTTGGCGAGCCGACACCCCAACGGGGTGGGCGGTCCAAACGATACTTCACCGTTAGCGCCAGTGGCGTGGAGGCCGTGAGGCAAGCCCAGCGCGCTTATCGACGGCTGATGAAGGGTCTGAAGCTGGGAGAGGTGTTCCATGCGTAG
- a CDS encoding class I SAM-dependent methyltransferase, with the protein MQSSVRGSFALLLAVAATLPAQQADRHPVTGRVYAGVMGMGGAPWLDRSDREQEENPRLAIKLLAIPTGAVVGDVGAGSGYYSELLANQVGPTGRVYASDLQPGMLELIRQRMRKRGLRNVEVVQSAVDDPKLPVGALDLILMVDVYHEFSKPQEMLRAMRTALKPGGRLVLLEYRKEDPSVPIREEHKMSVAGVRAEVEPEGFRFDRVLPDLPWQHILIFRK; encoded by the coding sequence TTGCAATCATCCGTAAGGGGAAGTTTCGCCCTGCTTTTGGCGGTCGCAGCCACGCTGCCAGCACAGCAGGCCGATCGTCATCCGGTGACGGGCCGGGTGTATGCCGGAGTGATGGGGATGGGCGGCGCGCCATGGCTCGACCGGTCCGATCGGGAACAGGAGGAAAATCCGCGCCTTGCAATAAAACTGCTGGCAATTCCCACCGGGGCCGTAGTTGGTGACGTCGGCGCGGGATCCGGCTACTATTCGGAATTATTGGCAAATCAGGTTGGCCCGACCGGAAGGGTCTACGCCAGCGACTTGCAGCCGGGCATGCTCGAATTGATCAGGCAGCGCATGCGCAAGCGAGGCCTGCGGAATGTGGAAGTCGTCCAATCAGCGGTGGACGATCCCAAACTGCCCGTGGGGGCACTGGATCTGATCCTGATGGTGGATGTCTATCACGAGTTCTCAAAGCCGCAGGAGATGTTGCGAGCCATGCGTACCGCGTTGAAGCCGGGCGGACGATTGGTTCTGCTGGAATATCGAAAGGAAGATCCATCGGTGCCCATCCGCGAAGAACACAAGATGAGCGTGGCCGGCGTCCGCGCCGAGGTGGAACCGGAGGGCTTCCGGTTTGACCGGGTGTTGCCCGATCTGCCCTGGCAGCATATCCTTATCTTTCGCAAGTGA
- a CDS encoding flagellin, producing the protein MISSIDGSTDLYLARLRQISSRLERAESEVSGGKRVVSPSDDPNVVSNLLQVRADMARLKQVSTNLDRVRSEVDSAEGAMQNAIKTFDEVRTLGLAATGTEQTTESRAELAEQIGTLLERMAGLANSQVAGRYIFSGDSDQGPAYGIDLQQNPPWTSYQGTGSSRRVTHPGGGTMAVAVDAQTIFENPDPEKNVFQAMENLRQALIADDNATIQAALAPLAGVSDHLNSMLSFYGHAQNCLEDAANTSSKEQVRLKLDQSSLEDADGTQAILEMTQLKYNQQAALEVHAKMAKTSLFDYMG; encoded by the coding sequence ATGATTTCATCGATTGACGGAAGTACGGATCTCTATCTGGCCAGGCTGCGGCAGATCAGTTCACGGCTGGAAAGAGCCGAAAGCGAAGTGAGTGGCGGAAAGCGCGTGGTGTCGCCGTCGGACGACCCCAATGTGGTCTCCAACCTCTTGCAGGTACGCGCGGATATGGCGCGGCTCAAGCAGGTGAGCACCAACCTGGACCGAGTCCGGTCAGAGGTCGACAGCGCGGAAGGCGCGATGCAGAACGCGATCAAGACGTTCGACGAAGTGCGCACTTTGGGACTGGCTGCGACGGGCACCGAGCAGACGACCGAATCGAGAGCGGAGTTGGCCGAGCAGATCGGCACCCTGCTGGAACGCATGGCGGGACTCGCGAATTCCCAGGTGGCAGGCCGCTACATCTTCTCCGGAGACAGCGATCAAGGACCGGCCTACGGCATCGATCTGCAGCAGAATCCGCCGTGGACCAGCTATCAGGGGACGGGGTCCTCGCGGCGTGTGACGCATCCGGGCGGCGGAACCATGGCCGTTGCGGTCGATGCGCAAACGATCTTTGAGAATCCCGATCCGGAGAAGAATGTGTTCCAGGCGATGGAGAACCTGCGGCAGGCGTTGATCGCCGATGACAACGCTACGATCCAGGCCGCCCTGGCGCCGTTGGCCGGTGTTTCCGACCACCTGAACTCCATGCTGAGCTTCTATGGCCATGCACAGAACTGCCTGGAGGATGCTGCCAATACTTCGTCGAAGGAGCAGGTACGCCTCAAGCTGGACCAATCCAGCCTGGAGGATGCCGACGGAACCCAGGCGATTCTCGAAATGACCCAGTTGAAGTACAACCAGCAGGCGGCCTTGGAAGTACACGCCAAGATGGCTAAAACCAGTCTGTTCGACTACATGGGCTGA
- a CDS encoding S8/S53 family peptidase: MGEIVLTIPNDRAGAIALDTIRNRGEQRSDYAYLGDLSGRLRGSRSAELLTRLPASFHRIYVRDEVGEALIRDLLGYHSAPEATSGERGFILSAEPNWGFSLCALPGGAPKLQPDHSTYLSQLQVGRAHAKANHGKGGHIAVIDTGSDGVFIDDYYDLLNSNTCHPGQANAIDNVGHGTAMATIIRAVAPDCTLTVVRTTDTTAIPLWHLLAAIAIAVLDAQAEILNLSLGLANITGTCTRCGASSTARGFALEYLMKALRRLAAVWLPNGQPPTYVAATGNDGSGNGFFLPARYDTTLAVGAVNKSGQRSGFSTYGTYLHPNYVMAPGGEKVYSSVTEFPISDGKEDYCGTSIAAAYASGVLALLRTDNSTADLMQLATQKVRAASPQSVCGSGQLEYS, translated from the coding sequence ATGGGTGAAATCGTCCTGACTATTCCCAACGACCGCGCCGGCGCAATTGCTCTGGACACCATCAGGAATCGCGGGGAGCAGCGAAGCGACTATGCCTACCTGGGTGATCTGTCGGGCCGCCTCCGTGGCTCACGCTCCGCTGAGCTTCTTACTCGGCTGCCGGCCAGCTTCCACCGGATATACGTCCGCGATGAGGTGGGCGAAGCGCTGATTCGCGATTTGCTGGGGTATCACAGCGCACCCGAGGCCACTTCGGGCGAACGCGGATTCATCCTCTCGGCCGAACCCAACTGGGGCTTCTCGCTTTGCGCGCTCCCTGGCGGCGCCCCCAAATTGCAACCGGACCATTCGACCTATCTGTCGCAGCTCCAGGTGGGCCGAGCGCACGCAAAGGCCAACCACGGCAAAGGCGGCCACATCGCCGTCATCGACACCGGTTCGGACGGGGTCTTCATCGACGACTACTACGATCTGCTGAACTCGAACACCTGCCACCCCGGCCAGGCAAATGCCATCGACAATGTAGGCCACGGCACGGCTATGGCCACCATCATTCGGGCTGTGGCGCCCGACTGTACGCTGACCGTGGTTCGCACCACGGACACGACGGCCATCCCTCTCTGGCACCTTCTCGCCGCGATCGCCATCGCGGTCCTCGACGCGCAGGCCGAAATTCTCAACCTCAGTCTTGGTCTGGCGAACATCACCGGCACCTGCACGCGATGTGGGGCCTCTTCAACAGCCCGGGGCTTTGCATTGGAGTACCTGATGAAGGCGCTGCGACGGCTCGCAGCCGTGTGGCTGCCCAACGGCCAGCCGCCCACTTATGTGGCAGCAACGGGCAACGACGGGTCCGGCAATGGCTTCTTTCTGCCGGCACGCTACGACACGACCCTGGCTGTGGGTGCCGTGAACAAGAGCGGCCAACGGTCCGGTTTCAGCACCTATGGGACTTACCTGCACCCGAATTACGTGATGGCGCCCGGTGGAGAAAAGGTATACTCCTCCGTCACGGAGTTTCCGATCTCAGACGGCAAGGAAGACTACTGCGGGACATCCATCGCGGCGGCCTATGCCTCCGGGGTGCTGGCACTCCTACGCACGGACAACTCGACAGCGGACCTCATGCAGCTCGCGACACAGAAGGTGAGAGCGGCCTCGCCTCAGTCGGTTTGCGGCAGTGGTCAACTTGAGTACTCCTGA
- a CDS encoding DUF4352 domain-containing protein, with the protein MKLPTLCSMLACLGLAIILPGCSGSKSGGDSSKVYQMGAPVKVGALSYTVLDTEWKESLDGSLGARLPENRFLIVNLSITNDGGGDINLPLLSLVDVNGKEYREIDKGEGIPQWLGLLRPISPAQTLSGHIAFDAPLAGYKVRISSGGDADSEVSALVELPLRVEPPPVKGVDSMAAPAVSK; encoded by the coding sequence ATGAAGCTACCAACCTTGTGCTCGATGCTCGCCTGCCTGGGGCTGGCGATTATCCTGCCCGGTTGTTCAGGTTCCAAGAGTGGCGGCGATAGTTCCAAGGTGTACCAGATGGGGGCGCCCGTTAAGGTTGGGGCTCTTTCCTACACTGTACTAGATACAGAGTGGAAGGAATCACTGGATGGTTCGTTGGGCGCGCGCCTGCCGGAGAATCGCTTCCTCATTGTCAATCTATCGATCACAAATGACGGCGGGGGAGATATCAACCTGCCCCTTCTGTCCCTCGTTGACGTCAATGGCAAGGAGTACCGGGAGATCGACAAAGGCGAAGGCATTCCTCAGTGGCTCGGGCTGCTCCGGCCCATCTCTCCGGCCCAGACACTAAGCGGACACATCGCATTCGACGCCCCCCTGGCTGGATATAAAGTACGCATTTCCAGTGGTGGGGATGCGGACTCGGAAGTGTCCGCCCTCGTCGAGTTGCCCCTGCGCGTCGAACCGCCGCCCGTGAAAGGCGTCGACTCCATGGCCGCTCCTGCCGTCTCGAAGTAA
- a CDS encoding metal-dependent hydrolase → MDNLTHSLTGLLLARAGLNRLVPRATALVIVAANLPDLDIVTGLRGSLCYLANHRGFSHALFWLPLVALAPLPIWWLLARRQGVRPIDWLKAYGVSVIALLSHLVLDWMNIYGIRLKLPFSGEWLHLDLLNIVDAWVLAVLLLCALGPMLGRLVESEMGARRGGGRGMAIAGLLLVTAYIGGRAVLHDQAVRSLEARMYQKEMPRRVLAVPGAFNPWQWTGVVETADAWHLVPLDLHRELDPDAGRIFPKTDVTAVRTAVLATETARVFLDFSQAPLWRITPAPSPEGAVNVAIHDLRFGPPGEGAFSAEWTIDARGRVVQEGFGFGSMVKGKKP, encoded by the coding sequence ATGGATAACCTCACACACTCGCTCACAGGATTGCTGCTTGCCCGTGCTGGCCTGAATCGCCTGGTCCCGCGTGCCACGGCTCTGGTTATCGTGGCGGCGAATCTGCCCGACCTCGACATCGTCACCGGGTTGCGCGGCTCGCTCTGCTATCTGGCGAATCATCGCGGATTTTCTCACGCCCTGTTCTGGCTGCCACTGGTGGCGCTGGCCCCGCTGCCCATCTGGTGGCTCCTTGCGCGGCGGCAGGGCGTGCGGCCCATCGACTGGCTGAAGGCCTATGGCGTCTCCGTCATCGCGCTGCTGAGCCACCTGGTGCTGGATTGGATGAACATCTACGGCATCCGGCTGAAGCTGCCGTTCTCTGGCGAATGGCTCCATCTCGATCTGCTGAATATCGTGGACGCATGGGTTTTAGCTGTACTGCTGCTCTGCGCCTTGGGCCCCATGCTGGGCCGTCTGGTGGAAAGCGAGATGGGCGCGCGCCGGGGCGGCGGACGAGGCATGGCCATCGCCGGTCTGTTGCTGGTGACCGCCTACATCGGCGGCCGCGCGGTTCTGCACGACCAAGCCGTCCGGTCGCTGGAAGCCCGCATGTATCAGAAGGAAATGCCCCGCCGCGTGCTGGCCGTGCCTGGGGCCTTCAATCCGTGGCAGTGGACCGGCGTTGTCGAAACAGCGGACGCCTGGCACCTCGTCCCGCTCGACCTGCACCGTGAGCTCGACCCGGACGCCGGCCGCATCTTCCCGAAGACGGACGTGACGGCCGTGCGAACCGCGGTCCTCGCCACCGAGACCGCCCGTGTCTTCCTCGATTTCAGTCAGGCCCCGCTATGGCGTATCACGCCGGCACCCTCGCCGGAAGGTGCGGTGAACGTGGCCATCCACGATTTGCGCTTTGGCCCGCCGGGCGAAGGCGCGTTCTCGGCCGAGTGGACGATTGACGCGCGCGGCCGCGTGGTGCAGGAAGGTTTCGGCTTTGGGAGTATGGTGAAAGGTAAGAAGCCCTAG